A region from the Anaerolineae bacterium genome encodes:
- a CDS encoding Nickel-dependent superoxide dismutase — protein sequence MFYQILDWIDQRFPLTRAKAHCDIPCGIYDPITAQIAALTVVRMIDLMKDLEGREAVSKLDYHNSMSRYIAIKEEHAEKAKQEVRIIWGDYFKDHHLEKYPHLHQLVHQIMALGSKARQSADRAVGEQLVEAINQFAQIFWETKGIATRRAKAPYAPNLELVYPVIE from the coding sequence ATGTTTTATCAAATTTTGGATTGGATTGATCAACGTTTTCCCCTGACCAGAGCGAAAGCCCATTGTGACATTCCGTGTGGGATTTATGATCCGATCACTGCTCAGATTGCAGCCCTGACGGTTGTGCGCATGATCGACCTGATGAAAGACCTCGAAGGTCGCGAAGCAGTCTCCAAGTTAGACTACCATAACAGCATGTCTCGATATATTGCTATCAAAGAAGAACATGCCGAAAAAGCCAAACAAGAAGTGCGCATCATCTGGGGCGATTACTTCAAGGATCATCATCTTGAGAAATACCCTCATCTTCACCAGCTTGTTCACCAAATCATGGCTCTCGGCTCAAAAGCGCGCCAGAGCGCGGATCGGGCGGTCGGCGAACAACTGGTCGAAGCCATCAATCAATTTGCCCAAATCTTTTGGGAGACCAAAGGAATTGCAACCAGACGCGCCAAAGCGCCGTATGCGCCGAACCTGGAACTGGTCTATCCCGTTATCGAATGA
- a CDS encoding Permease of the drug/metabolite transporter (DMT) superfamily: MNDASSRPPFPPGVAFVFGILAVSSGSILARYALAYASPLVVSAYRLSIATLILLPVVLLRHRSQILALRGKALILTILAGIFLAFHFATWISSLMYTTVASSVVLVSTAPLWVALLAPLLLRESIRKGTVVGMLLALGGTILVGISESCRWEVGGLRCPAWGEFFGAQALWGDFLALVGGFLAACYLLLGRSLRAHQSLFTYIFSVYGVAALVLLGWVAVTELPLLSYPRPAFGWFLALAIVPQLLGHSTFNWALRYVPTALVSIALLGEPLGSTLLAYLFLNETPDGLQLIGGALILSGLVIASLYQKENLG, translated from the coding sequence TTGAACGACGCATCGTCCCGCCCTCCTTTCCCCCCTGGGGTTGCTTTCGTCTTTGGCATCCTTGCTGTATCCAGCGGCTCAATTTTAGCCCGTTATGCTCTGGCGTACGCCTCCCCTTTGGTGGTTTCGGCTTATCGCCTGAGCATAGCCACTTTAATTCTCCTGCCGGTAGTCTTACTGCGCCACCGAAGCCAAATTCTCGCCCTGCGAGGCAAAGCCTTAATCTTAACAATTCTGGCAGGTATATTTCTTGCCTTTCATTTCGCCACCTGGATTTCATCCTTGATGTACACAACTGTTGCCAGTTCGGTCGTGCTGGTTTCAACGGCGCCTTTGTGGGTGGCTCTGCTTGCCCCCCTCTTATTACGGGAGAGTATTCGCAAGGGGACGGTGGTCGGGATGCTCTTGGCTTTGGGAGGCACCATTTTGGTGGGGATAAGTGAGAGCTGCCGTTGGGAGGTCGGTGGGCTGCGGTGTCCAGCCTGGGGTGAGTTTTTTGGTGCCCAAGCCTTATGGGGAGATTTTCTTGCCCTGGTGGGCGGTTTTCTGGCAGCCTGTTATCTTCTGTTAGGCCGATCATTACGTGCCCACCAATCCTTATTCACTTATATCTTTAGTGTCTATGGAGTCGCTGCACTGGTATTACTGGGGTGGGTGGCCGTAACAGAGCTTCCACTTCTCTCTTACCCACGGCCGGCGTTTGGTTGGTTTCTTGCCCTTGCCATCGTACCCCAGTTGTTGGGGCATTCCACCTTTAACTGGGCGTTACGCTATGTCCCGACGGCGCTGGTTTCGATTGCACTCTTGGGGGAACCCTTGGGCTCGACTTTGCTGGCTTATCTTTTTCTCAATGAAACCCCCGATGGATTGCAGCTTATTGGAGGAGCCTTGATTCTCAGTGGGTTGGTGATTGCATCGCTGTATCAGAAGGAGAATTTGGGTTGA
- a CDS encoding Ferredoxin — MTHIITSLCLRDAGCVEVCPVECIVPGKPIEEWPWYYIDPDTCIDCGACVPECPYEAIFPEDEVPSAYVAKGGEYQNKVGFTGHYEGTNHHGEKVVLDTVRQLEKGETVDLTPDIKENYRYFQEGPGYKALEM; from the coding sequence ATGACCCACATTATCACCAGTTTATGTTTGCGGGATGCAGGCTGCGTGGAGGTCTGTCCGGTGGAATGTATTGTGCCAGGCAAGCCCATTGAAGAGTGGCCGTGGTACTATATTGACCCCGACACCTGTATTGATTGCGGCGCATGTGTCCCTGAATGCCCTTACGAGGCAATCTTCCCCGAAGATGAGGTTCCTTCCGCATATGTCGCCAAAGGTGGAGAATACCAGAACAAGGTCGGCTTCACCGGCCATTACGAAGGCACCAATCATCATGGTGAGAAAGTCGTTCTCGACACCGTCCGTCAACTCGAAAAAGGTGAGACGGTTGATCTAACCCCCGATATCAAAGAAAACTATCGCTACTTCCAAGAGGGCCCTGGCTACAAAGCCCTTGAGATGTAA
- a CDS encoding L-alanine-DL-glutamate epimerase, whose product MQITHAEVVPVELTLREAVQLAHLAPIQKVTAIFVRLETRQGQSAWGCTIAHPQLNGYHPEKVKKVCQDCAVRAVDLHPLNLENALAELAPICADCPPALCAFDLAFHDLLGLAADLPLYRLLGGYRNRIQTSITIPIASIDESVELARQYAAQGFRIFKVKGGLDAADDVQRVQAIHRACPEFTLRLDADGGYTAQEAIEVARALEGLIEFFEQPTAPDDLQTLREITQLSPVPILADQSACGAESALQIAAQRAAHGISVKLAACGGIRAAYQVDAIARAGRLSTMVSCLIEPALLIAAGLSLALASPNVQYGDLDGHLVLKDDPTQAGFILKDGWLIASEVPGLGYSVNL is encoded by the coding sequence ATGCAGATCACACATGCTGAAGTTGTGCCGGTTGAATTAACCTTACGAGAGGCAGTTCAATTAGCCCATCTAGCCCCAATCCAAAAGGTAACGGCAATTTTCGTCCGCCTGGAAACCCGTCAGGGGCAGAGCGCGTGGGGATGCACGATTGCCCACCCTCAACTCAACGGTTATCATCCTGAAAAAGTCAAGAAGGTATGCCAGGATTGCGCGGTCAGGGCGGTCGATCTTCATCCTCTCAACCTGGAAAATGCCCTTGCCGAACTTGCCCCAATATGCGCAGATTGTCCTCCTGCACTGTGCGCCTTCGATCTCGCTTTTCATGATCTTCTTGGTCTGGCTGCCGACTTACCGCTCTATCGTTTATTAGGAGGTTATCGCAACCGCATACAAACCTCTATCACCATTCCGATTGCGTCGATCGATGAAAGTGTCGAACTCGCTCGCCAGTACGCGGCGCAGGGATTTCGGATTTTCAAAGTAAAAGGCGGTTTAGATGCCGCTGATGATGTGCAACGGGTGCAAGCCATTCATCGCGCCTGTCCAGAATTTACCCTTCGGCTGGATGCTGATGGCGGGTATACTGCCCAGGAGGCAATCGAGGTTGCCCGCGCCCTGGAGGGTTTGATTGAGTTTTTTGAACAGCCCACCGCCCCTGACGATTTGCAAACCTTACGCGAGATCACCCAATTGAGTCCAGTCCCCATCCTGGCAGACCAGAGCGCATGTGGGGCTGAGTCGGCTCTGCAAATCGCTGCCCAACGGGCAGCGCACGGAATTTCGGTAAAACTGGCTGCCTGCGGTGGCATCCGCGCGGCCTATCAAGTCGACGCCATTGCTCGCGCCGGGCGTCTATCCACCATGGTAAGCTGTCTGATCGAACCAGCCCTGCTGATTGCGGCTGGCCTCAGCCTGGCACTTGCCAGCCCCAACGTCCAATATGGGGATCTGGATGGACACCTGGTGCTGAAGGACGATCCTACCCAGGCTGGATTTATTCTCAAAGATGGTTGGCTGATCGCCTCCGAAGTGCCCGGTCTCGGATATTCGGTAAACCTGTAA
- a CDS encoding Manganese superoxide dismutase has product MANQFVLPELGYAFNALEPVIDARTMEIHHDKHHGAYVTNLNKALESAPEFFEKPIEEILRNIQSVPENIRTAVRNHGGGHANHTLFWKVIAPGGAKAPSGALAKEIDSAFGSFDAFVEKFSSVSVAHFGSGWGWLVIDGAGKLQVYSLPNQDSPYMQGHVPILGLDVWEHAYYLNYQNRRPDYVKAFWQIVNWTQVEENFSNAK; this is encoded by the coding sequence ATGGCAAACCAATTCGTACTCCCGGAGTTAGGCTACGCTTTCAACGCCCTTGAACCCGTCATCGATGCACGCACGATGGAAATCCATCACGACAAGCATCATGGGGCTTATGTGACCAACCTGAACAAAGCCCTCGAAAGTGCTCCCGAATTCTTTGAAAAGCCCATTGAAGAAATTCTCCGCAACATCCAAAGCGTGCCGGAGAACATTCGCACTGCTGTGCGCAATCACGGTGGCGGACATGCCAACCATACCTTGTTCTGGAAGGTTATTGCTCCAGGTGGGGCAAAGGCCCCCTCGGGCGCATTAGCAAAAGAAATTGACAGCGCCTTTGGTTCTTTTGACGCTTTTGTTGAAAAGTTCAGCTCGGTTTCGGTCGCTCACTTTGGGTCAGGCTGGGGCTGGCTGGTGATCGACGGCGCAGGCAAATTGCAGGTCTATTCGCTTCCCAATCAAGATAGCCCCTATATGCAAGGTCATGTACCGATCCTGGGATTAGATGTCTGGGAACACGCCTATTACCTAAATTACCAGAATCGCCGTCCCGATTACGTCAAAGCCTTCTGGCAAATTGTCAACTGGACCCAGGTAGAAGAAAACTTTAGCAACGCGAAATAA
- a CDS encoding Cell division protein FtsK, whose translation MVKNEPKAKPEDKGVPQPNQGSVDRVLAILARFRRFGRDVGGIIALALAAMTFFGILFPDLSGGLLAIWVRLLRLWFGWGSLWLVAGLVWLGIVLFYRDNLNLPSILGKFVVWEVVAFTSLALFSILGGMDFRRAEAGLDGGRVGWGLARLSGGWFIPLGLVGQILHGLLVTILLVMGILVASGWFGRVLRQLKEDEPPAPPPFEPAVSLSPISNNKPATPSTGSERLPKEWRKKFRLSEESEAQKTSTPLPRDERLPPLDLLVNETAYRPDERNVNMTAGLIEKTLSEFGIPAKVIGVRVGPTVTQFAVEPGFLEKNGVEGEVAKQKVRVAQISALSRDLALALAAERLRIEAPVPGRPYIGIEVPNPRASVVRLRPLLESEAFAKVNSPLAIALGRDVSGNPVVGDLTRMPHLLIAGTTGSGKSVCIAAITTCLAMNNTPQDLRLIMIDPKMVELVRFNGLPHLMGKVETKLERILGVLQWTVSEMDRRYKLLEATHSRNLDTYNKKARRHKDLSPLPYLVVIIDELADLMMTAAEQTEHALIRLAQMARATGIHLIIATQRPSTDVVTGLIKANFPARIAFAVASAVDSRVILDTVGAETLLGHGDMLFLPPEAMAPLRCQGVMVNDVEIERMITFWQSSFPVQEEAPPWEEYLKESSFLEDHDALIEQAIQIVRKTRRASASLLQRRLRIGYPRAARLMDELEEMGVVGPLLAGSRDREVLLDDEEDET comes from the coding sequence ATGGTGAAAAACGAGCCAAAGGCGAAACCTGAAGATAAGGGCGTTCCTCAGCCGAACCAGGGGAGTGTTGACCGGGTACTCGCTATTCTTGCCCGCTTCCGTCGTTTTGGGCGAGATGTTGGCGGTATCATCGCTCTTGCTCTGGCGGCAATGACCTTTTTCGGTATCCTCTTTCCTGATCTTTCCGGCGGTCTTTTGGCGATATGGGTTCGATTGCTGCGGCTTTGGTTTGGGTGGGGAAGTCTCTGGCTTGTAGCCGGATTGGTGTGGTTGGGGATCGTGCTTTTTTATCGGGACAATCTAAATCTTCCTTCTATTCTGGGGAAGTTTGTCGTCTGGGAGGTGGTTGCATTTACCTCCCTGGCTCTTTTTAGCATTCTGGGAGGAATGGATTTTCGCCGCGCAGAAGCCGGTCTGGATGGCGGTCGAGTTGGGTGGGGATTGGCAAGGCTGAGCGGCGGGTGGTTTATCCCGCTTGGTCTGGTGGGGCAGATATTGCATGGTTTACTGGTGACAATTCTACTGGTTATGGGTATCCTGGTTGCCTCCGGCTGGTTTGGACGGGTTTTACGCCAGTTGAAGGAAGATGAGCCGCCTGCTCCACCGCCGTTCGAGCCGGCAGTGAGCCTTTCGCCAATCTCAAATAACAAGCCAGCAACCCCATCAACAGGCAGTGAACGTCTGCCAAAAGAGTGGCGTAAGAAGTTTCGCTTATCTGAAGAAAGCGAGGCTCAAAAAACAAGCACCCCTTTACCGCGCGATGAGCGCTTGCCGCCGCTGGATTTGTTGGTGAACGAAACCGCCTATCGCCCCGATGAACGCAATGTAAATATGACAGCCGGCTTGATCGAAAAGACATTGAGTGAATTTGGAATTCCGGCCAAAGTAATTGGCGTGCGCGTCGGCCCAACGGTAACCCAGTTTGCTGTGGAGCCGGGCTTCCTGGAGAAAAATGGCGTTGAAGGGGAAGTCGCAAAGCAGAAGGTGCGCGTGGCGCAGATTTCAGCGTTGAGTCGCGATCTGGCTTTGGCGCTGGCGGCTGAGCGTCTGCGCATTGAAGCACCGGTGCCAGGTCGCCCTTATATCGGGATTGAAGTGCCCAATCCGCGCGCTTCGGTTGTGCGCTTGCGACCGCTCCTGGAGAGTGAAGCGTTTGCCAAAGTGAACTCTCCCTTAGCCATTGCCCTCGGTAGGGATGTGTCGGGCAACCCGGTGGTGGGCGACCTGACGCGCATGCCCCACTTGTTGATTGCCGGCACGACCGGTTCGGGGAAATCGGTGTGCATTGCGGCAATTACGACCTGTTTGGCCATGAATAACACTCCCCAGGATTTGCGATTGATCATGATTGATCCCAAAATGGTTGAACTGGTGCGCTTCAACGGTCTGCCGCACCTGATGGGCAAGGTTGAAACGAAATTAGAACGCATCCTGGGGGTCTTACAATGGACGGTAAGCGAGATGGACCGTCGTTATAAGCTCCTCGAAGCGACTCACTCGCGTAACCTGGATACCTACAACAAGAAAGCCCGGCGTCACAAAGATTTGTCGCCTCTCCCTTATCTGGTCGTTATCATTGATGAGCTGGCTGATCTGATGATGACCGCTGCCGAACAAACTGAACATGCCTTAATCCGTTTGGCGCAAATGGCACGGGCGACCGGTATTCACTTAATTATTGCAACCCAACGTCCAAGCACCGATGTGGTCACCGGCTTAATCAAAGCCAATTTTCCTGCTCGCATTGCCTTCGCAGTAGCTTCGGCGGTGGATTCGCGCGTGATTTTAGATACTGTCGGAGCGGAAACCTTATTAGGGCATGGGGATATGCTCTTCTTGCCACCCGAAGCGATGGCACCTCTGCGTTGTCAGGGGGTGATGGTCAACGATGTGGAAATCGAGCGGATGATTACGTTTTGGCAATCCAGCTTCCCTGTGCAGGAGGAAGCGCCTCCGTGGGAAGAGTATCTGAAAGAAAGTTCGTTTTTGGAAGATCATGATGCCCTGATCGAACAGGCGATTCAAATTGTGCGCAAGACCCGCCGAGCCAGCGCCTCGTTATTGCAAAGGCGCTTGCGAATTGGCTATCCTCGGGCGGCACGATTAATGGACGAATTAGAAGAAATGGGAGTGGTTGGCCCGCTTCTTGCAGGTAGCCGGGATCGAGAGGTTCTACTGGATGACGAAGAGGATGAGACATAG
- a CDS encoding CTP:molybdopterin cytidylyltransferase: MNLDLRRALRLSFPSSIALVGAGGKTTTLYQLAREYQSEYPLVILTTSTHLGREQVRAADFHLIHHGELKQTWEQIRARQGRLCLTAEWDSQTQRWQGLDSETLQSLAQIAQENDVPLIIEADGARRRPLKAPADHEPALPPFCDSVIVVAGLAALGKPLTEEWVHRPQRFAELSGCPIAETITSEAILRVLSHPLGGRKGIPTTAKSYVLLTQAETPEAQATAKRMSSFLLRDFNAVVVAAKGQTLPSTAEPGNLPCSDDDFLLPYRLLAVHETIAGVVLAAGASSRFGKPKPLLIWRGETLVHRAARLALEAGLQPVIVVCGAEGNAVAEAVADLPVAVVQNPDWSGGQSTSIKAALHTLGEKSGGAIFLLVDQPFISLPLLQALLENHAQSLAPVIAPLVGDRRTNPVLFDRLTFPDLLRLEGDVGGRAIFGRYPPQWLIWQDERLPFDLDTPDDYRKLLTLDEDSN; encoded by the coding sequence ATGAATCTCGATCTGCGGCGCGCCTTACGTTTATCCTTTCCATCCAGCATTGCCCTTGTTGGAGCTGGGGGCAAAACCACAACGCTATACCAACTGGCGAGAGAATACCAATCAGAATATCCGTTGGTCATCCTGACAACCAGCACCCACCTGGGCAGGGAACAGGTTCGCGCCGCCGATTTCCACCTGATCCATCACGGCGAACTTAAGCAGACGTGGGAGCAAATTCGCGCTCGTCAGGGCAGATTGTGTTTGACCGCAGAGTGGGATAGCCAGACCCAGCGCTGGCAGGGTCTGGACTCAGAGACATTGCAATCTCTCGCGCAGATTGCCCAGGAAAACGACGTTCCACTGATCATCGAAGCCGACGGAGCACGCCGCCGTCCCCTGAAAGCCCCTGCCGACCACGAACCGGCGCTTCCTCCTTTCTGCGACTCGGTTATCGTTGTTGCCGGTCTGGCTGCCCTTGGCAAACCATTGACCGAAGAATGGGTACACCGACCACAGCGGTTTGCGGAACTGAGCGGATGTCCCATCGCTGAAACTATCACCAGCGAGGCGATTTTGCGAGTCCTGAGCCATCCATTGGGCGGGAGGAAAGGCATCCCTACCACTGCCAAAAGCTATGTGTTGCTCACGCAAGCTGAAACCCCCGAAGCCCAGGCAACCGCCAAACGCATGAGCAGTTTCCTCCTGAGAGATTTCAACGCTGTAGTTGTAGCCGCCAAAGGACAGACTTTGCCCTCTACTGCTGAGCCCGGCAACCTTCCGTGTAGCGATGACGATTTCCTGCTCCCCTATCGCCTGCTCGCCGTCCATGAAACGATTGCCGGGGTAGTCCTGGCCGCTGGCGCTTCGTCGCGCTTTGGCAAACCCAAGCCGTTGCTGATCTGGCGCGGAGAGACCCTTGTCCATCGCGCCGCACGTCTGGCTCTGGAAGCTGGCCTGCAACCGGTGATCGTCGTATGCGGTGCAGAGGGCAACGCGGTCGCTGAGGCCGTTGCCGATTTACCCGTCGCTGTGGTTCAAAACCCGGATTGGTCAGGCGGACAAAGCACTTCGATCAAGGCTGCCCTGCACACCCTTGGAGAAAAAAGCGGAGGAGCGATTTTCTTGCTGGTTGATCAACCTTTCATCTCGCTTCCCTTGCTCCAGGCATTATTGGAAAACCATGCCCAAAGCCTCGCCCCCGTCATTGCCCCTCTGGTCGGTGACCGGCGCACCAATCCAGTCCTCTTCGACCGGCTAACCTTTCCCGATTTACTGCGCCTGGAGGGAGATGTAGGAGGCCGGGCTATCTTCGGGCGCTATCCGCCGCAATGGCTAATCTGGCAGGATGAAAGGCTGCCTTTTGACCTAGATACCCCCGACGATTATCGTAAACTATTGACGCTGGATGAAGATTCAAACTAA
- a CDS encoding ClpB protein: MMRFDRFTERAQEAAQRAAEIIQRYGHNQIDTEHILLALIEQPQGVIPQILEILKVDTNALMERLDYILRTSPKANIFGGGAGQIFITPRVKRIVDLANEEANRLRDEYISTEHIFLAILSERSTPAARLLEGAGVTRERVYEAIQQLRGGQRVTDPQAESRYRTLEKYSRDLTQAAREGKLDPVIGRDVEILRLIQILSRRTKNNPVLIGEAGVGKTAIVEGLAQKIANNDVPEILSGKRVLALDLGSMIAGSRFRGEFEERLKAVIEETQRAQGEIIMFIDELHTVVGAGAAQGAMDASNMLKPALARGELQCIGATTLDEYHKYIEKDAALERRFAPVFVEEPSVEDTIQMLRGLRDRYEAHHKVHFSDEALVAAARLSARYVTDRRLPDKAIDLMDEAAAKLRVALYSLPPELKALKSEIDRLAAEEEQAGIERDYERAAQKKSERLRLEAQFNVQRDQWEAEHQLDEVVDVQDIAEVVAQWTGIPVNQMMETEAEKLLNMEERLHERIKGQDEAIKAISDAIRRARSGLKDPRRPIGSFIFIGPSGVGKTELAKALAEFLFDNEDALVRIDMSEYREQHTVSRLFGAPPGYVGYEEGGQLTEAVRRRPYRVILFDEIEKAHPEVWNALLQILDDGRLTDGQGNVVDFRNTVLIMTSNLGTEFVRKSGSLGFLQRTDSNEERQAQEKIEKALKSTFRPEFLNRIDEIITFSPLSLEQMREIVDLQMKEVQERLGEHGITVELSEAARNWLADVGYDPSFGARPLKRAIQKYVESPLSLRLLAGEFKAGNHILVDVDENSQQLTFSLKEQASLSIEQESPVTI; this comes from the coding sequence ATGATGCGATTTGATCGTTTTACGGAACGAGCGCAGGAAGCCGCCCAACGCGCGGCGGAGATCATTCAGCGCTACGGCCATAATCAAATTGATACCGAGCATATCTTATTGGCGTTGATCGAACAACCTCAAGGGGTTATTCCTCAGATTCTGGAGATCCTCAAGGTTGATACCAACGCCTTGATGGAGCGCCTGGATTACATTTTACGCACCAGTCCCAAGGCAAATATTTTTGGTGGTGGGGCGGGGCAAATCTTTATTACCCCGCGGGTGAAACGGATTGTTGACCTGGCGAACGAAGAAGCCAACCGTTTACGGGATGAATATATCTCAACTGAACATATTTTCCTGGCAATCTTAAGCGAACGCAGCACGCCAGCGGCGCGCTTACTGGAAGGCGCGGGTGTGACCCGCGAGCGGGTGTATGAAGCGATCCAACAACTGCGGGGTGGGCAGCGGGTCACCGATCCACAGGCTGAGAGCCGTTACCGTACTTTGGAAAAATATTCCCGCGATCTTACCCAGGCCGCGCGGGAAGGAAAATTAGACCCTGTGATCGGTCGGGATGTCGAAATTTTACGCCTGATCCAGATCTTATCCCGCCGAACAAAAAACAACCCGGTTCTGATCGGTGAAGCTGGCGTTGGCAAAACGGCCATTGTGGAAGGTCTGGCCCAGAAAATTGCCAATAACGATGTGCCGGAAATCTTGAGTGGCAAACGGGTTCTGGCATTGGATTTGGGGAGCATGATCGCTGGTTCTCGTTTTCGCGGCGAGTTTGAAGAACGGTTGAAAGCGGTTATTGAGGAGACCCAACGCGCCCAGGGTGAGATTATCATGTTTATCGATGAACTACACACCGTGGTTGGCGCAGGCGCAGCGCAAGGGGCAATGGATGCTTCGAATATGCTCAAGCCGGCTCTGGCGCGGGGCGAACTGCAATGCATTGGCGCTACCACCCTGGATGAATACCATAAATATATCGAGAAAGATGCTGCCCTCGAGCGCCGTTTTGCACCGGTCTTCGTCGAAGAACCCAGCGTAGAAGACACCATCCAAATGCTGCGGGGTTTACGCGATCGATATGAAGCCCATCACAAAGTTCACTTCTCGGACGAAGCTCTGGTTGCTGCGGCACGCTTATCCGCCCGCTATGTCACTGACCGCCGCTTGCCCGACAAAGCGATTGATCTGATGGATGAAGCGGCGGCGAAATTGCGGGTTGCCCTGTATTCGCTTCCGCCAGAGTTGAAAGCCCTCAAAAGCGAGATCGATCGTCTGGCTGCTGAAGAAGAACAGGCCGGGATAGAACGCGATTACGAACGGGCAGCCCAAAAGAAGTCCGAGCGTTTGCGCCTGGAAGCACAATTTAACGTCCAACGCGATCAATGGGAAGCTGAACATCAACTGGATGAGGTTGTTGATGTGCAGGATATCGCCGAAGTTGTCGCCCAGTGGACGGGCATTCCGGTGAATCAAATGATGGAAACTGAAGCTGAGAAATTGTTGAACATGGAAGAACGCCTGCACGAGCGCATCAAGGGTCAGGATGAAGCCATCAAAGCGATCTCCGATGCTATCCGGCGGGCGCGCTCCGGCTTGAAAGACCCCCGTCGTCCAATAGGATCGTTTATCTTCATTGGCCCTTCGGGGGTAGGTAAGACCGAACTTGCCAAAGCCCTGGCGGAGTTTCTCTTCGACAATGAGGATGCGCTGGTACGGATTGATATGAGTGAATATCGAGAGCAGCATACCGTCTCGCGTCTGTTCGGCGCTCCGCCGGGCTATGTTGGTTACGAGGAAGGCGGTCAACTGACGGAAGCTGTGCGGCGCCGTCCGTATCGGGTGATTTTGTTTGACGAAATCGAGAAAGCTCACCCCGAAGTCTGGAATGCTCTCCTGCAAATTTTGGATGATGGGCGCCTGACCGACGGGCAGGGGAATGTTGTCGATTTCCGTAACACGGTCTTGATTATGACCAGCAACCTCGGCACGGAGTTCGTGCGCAAATCGGGCAGCCTGGGCTTTTTGCAACGCACGGATAGCAATGAAGAACGCCAGGCACAGGAGAAAATCGAAAAAGCACTCAAGAGCACCTTCCGCCCTGAATTTCTCAACCGCATTGATGAGATCATCACCTTCTCGCCGCTCTCCCTGGAGCAAATGCGAGAGATCGTTGATCTCCAAATGAAAGAAGTCCAGGAGCGATTGGGTGAGCACGGCATCACAGTCGAGTTAAGTGAAGCTGCCCGGAACTGGCTTGCCGATGTGGGTTATGATCCGTCCTTTGGGGCGCGACCGCTCAAACGGGCGATTCAGAAATATGTCGAAAGCCCCTTATCCCTGCGTCTCCTGGCAGGAGAATTCAAAGCTGGCAACCATATCCTAGTCGATGTGGACGAAAACTCGCAACAGTTGACGTTTTCGCTCAAAGAACAAGCCAGTCTTTCCATTGAGCAAGAAAGCCCCGTTACGATTTAA
- a CDS encoding Selenium-dependent molybdenum hydroxylase system protein YqeB has translation MLILIRGAGEMASGIAYRLQRAGLKVIMTELPQPLAVRRWVCFSEAVYDGQCSVEGIEARRIKDPTDTLKILQVMAKGIIPVLIDPEGESISALHPTVVIDARMLKKPVELIPQRVNLIIGLGPGFTAGKNCHAAIETNRGHTLGRVYWEGSPQADTGIPDAVGAVREKRVLRAPTNGVFQPKASIGDHIEEGQVIAEVNGQPILAPFKGVLRGLLREGLEVPQNLKVGDLDPRDDPTYCKLVSDKALAVGGAALEAILSKPNLRPHLWS, from the coding sequence ATGCTGATTCTGATCCGCGGCGCCGGCGAGATGGCAAGCGGCATTGCTTACCGCTTGCAGCGCGCCGGCTTAAAAGTTATTATGACCGAGTTACCTCAACCCCTGGCGGTCAGGCGCTGGGTTTGCTTTTCAGAAGCCGTTTATGATGGGCAATGCTCGGTCGAAGGCATTGAGGCACGGCGGATCAAAGATCCCACCGACACCCTCAAAATCTTGCAGGTAATGGCAAAAGGGATCATCCCCGTCCTGATCGACCCCGAAGGCGAGTCGATCTCTGCCTTACATCCCACCGTGGTCATCGATGCCCGGATGCTAAAAAAGCCCGTAGAATTAATTCCGCAACGGGTGAATCTGATCATCGGTTTAGGGCCAGGTTTTACGGCAGGGAAAAACTGCCATGCCGCGATTGAAACCAATCGCGGGCATACCCTGGGACGGGTTTACTGGGAAGGCTCTCCACAAGCCGATACCGGCATCCCGGACGCCGTGGGCGCAGTGCGCGAGAAGCGGGTTCTTCGAGCGCCAACCAATGGCGTCTTTCAGCCCAAAGCCTCCATTGGCGATCACATCGAGGAAGGCCAGGTGATCGCTGAAGTAAACGGTCAACCCATCCTTGCGCCTTTTAAAGGTGTCCTGCGCGGCTTATTGCGGGAAGGGCTGGAAGTACCCCAAAACCTGAAAGTTGGCGATTTGGATCCGCGCGACGACCCCACTTACTGCAAGCTCGTCTCGGATAAAGCCCTTGCGGTTGGCGGCGCAGCCCTGGAAGCAATCCTATCCAAACCGAACCTGCGCCCTCATTTATGGAGTTGA